In a genomic window of Nostoc sp. UHCC 0870:
- a CDS encoding MotA/TolQ/ExbB proton channel family protein, giving the protein MGITNLFTAGGVVMWPLLGFSILGVALIIERVRFWLRINNRQSRVIAEVLKLYRLDNVVGAIDKLQKNADLPLARVFLAALELEEPNPEEFRLALESEAQAEIPILKRFQNLFDTIIGLAPLLGLLGTVLGLIASFASLDIGDVGGTKTAEVTDGISEALVSTAAGLVVAIFTLFFANSFRGLYSRQMALFQEYGGQLELLYRRRYERGEKTYASTR; this is encoded by the coding sequence ATGGGAATTACGAATCTGTTTACAGCTGGCGGCGTAGTTATGTGGCCGCTATTGGGATTTTCTATATTGGGGGTGGCACTAATTATTGAACGTGTCAGGTTTTGGCTGAGAATTAATAATCGTCAAAGTCGTGTCATCGCAGAGGTATTGAAACTCTATCGGTTAGACAATGTAGTAGGTGCAATAGATAAACTCCAAAAAAATGCAGATTTGCCCCTTGCACGGGTTTTTTTAGCTGCGCTGGAATTAGAAGAACCAAATCCAGAAGAATTTCGTTTAGCTTTAGAAAGTGAAGCGCAAGCTGAGATCCCCATACTCAAACGCTTTCAAAATCTTTTTGACACCATCATTGGTTTAGCACCACTGTTAGGTCTACTCGGTACAGTATTAGGGTTGATTGCTTCCTTTGCTTCTTTGGATATTGGGGATGTGGGAGGGACGAAAACCGCAGAAGTTACAGATGGGATCAGTGAAGCTTTAGTGTCTACAGCCGCCGGATTAGTGGTTGCTATATTTACACTGTTTTTCGCCAACTCCTTTCGCGGACTTTATAGCAGGCAAATGGCCTTATTTCAGGAATATGGAGGACAGTTAGAATTACTCTATCGCCGCCGCTATGAAAGAGGGGAGAAAACCTATGCGTCTACAAGATGA
- a CDS encoding ABC transporter permease has product MSIEIRNIENIEINRPRFNWLQPLTLLAPAGVWLLLLLVLPTLIIFQLSLVPDIRPGDIVNPSGFDNYIRIFDPLYLRVIVRSLGLAVSTTIICLILGFPVAYWIAQIAPQRWRNLLILGFVLPLWTSSLLRSYAWITILRRTGLFNSLLTSLGLPTLQLLHSVPAVLIGMSYSFLPYMVLILYASLEKLDRRLLEAAADLGANPIQTFWKVTVPQILPGIMAGSLLVFITGLGDFIDPELLGGSSSMTAARLVYNQFLGVTQNWGFGSALSMTLILTVSIAIALLIKFGEATPKQ; this is encoded by the coding sequence GTGTCTATTGAAATTCGTAATATTGAGAACATAGAAATAAATCGCCCCCGATTTAATTGGTTACAACCTTTAACATTACTCGCCCCGGCTGGTGTTTGGTTGTTACTTTTGCTGGTGCTACCAACACTGATCATTTTTCAATTAAGTTTAGTACCGGATATTCGACCAGGTGATATAGTTAACCCAAGTGGATTTGATAACTATATCCGCATTTTTGATCCTTTATACTTGAGAGTGATTGTGCGATCGCTAGGGTTAGCCGTTAGCACAACAATTATTTGTTTAATTCTTGGTTTTCCCGTTGCATATTGGATTGCTCAAATTGCACCGCAACGTTGGCGTAATTTACTGATATTGGGTTTTGTCTTACCTTTGTGGACTTCTTCTCTACTGCGTTCCTATGCTTGGATTACGATTTTGCGCCGCACGGGTTTATTCAACAGTCTGCTAACTAGTCTAGGTTTACCTACTTTACAATTACTCCACAGTGTACCGGCTGTATTGATTGGTATGAGCTACAGCTTTTTACCCTACATGGTTTTAATTTTATATGCTTCCCTCGAAAAGTTAGATAGGCGTTTATTAGAAGCAGCAGCCGATTTAGGTGCAAATCCCATCCAGACTTTTTGGAAAGTGACAGTTCCGCAAATTTTACCAGGAATTATGGCTGGTTCACTGCTAGTATTTATCACAGGATTAGGGGATTTTATTGATCCAGAATTGTTGGGTGGTAGTTCTAGTATGACGGCAGCGAGGTTAGTTTATAACCAATTTCTCGGAGTTACTCAAAATTGGGGGTTTGGTTCAGCTTTGAGTATGACATTAATTTTAACTGTGAGTATTGCGATCGCTCTACTAATTAAATTTGGTGAAGCCACACCTAAGCAATAA
- a CDS encoding TerC family protein, giving the protein MLDQIFDYLHFHLSIEASIVLLILILLEAVLSADNAIALAAIAQGLEDKKLERQALNIGLVFAYVLRITLLLTATEIQKFWQFELLGAVYLLWLVFQHFSSAETKDDHHHGPRFSSLWRAIPVIAFTDLAFSLDSVTTAIAVSQEKWLVLTGTTIGIITLRFMAGLFIRWLDEFANLEDAGYITVSLVGLRLLLKVVNDDFVPPEWVMITAIGLIFAWGFSKRTLIEAPAPQVEPEKSEVTK; this is encoded by the coding sequence ATGCTAGACCAAATTTTTGATTACCTGCACTTTCATCTCAGCATTGAAGCCTCTATAGTCCTGCTGATATTGATACTTTTAGAAGCAGTGCTATCTGCTGACAATGCGATCGCGCTGGCCGCCATAGCCCAAGGACTAGAAGATAAAAAACTGGAACGTCAGGCACTCAACATTGGTTTAGTCTTTGCCTATGTGCTGCGAATCACCTTACTGTTGACTGCCACTGAGATCCAAAAATTCTGGCAATTTGAACTGTTGGGTGCTGTATACCTGCTATGGTTGGTATTCCAACACTTTTCTTCAGCAGAAACAAAAGACGACCATCACCACGGGCCGCGTTTTAGCTCATTGTGGCGAGCAATACCAGTAATTGCTTTCACTGACTTAGCATTTTCTTTAGATAGCGTCACAACCGCGATCGCAGTATCTCAAGAAAAGTGGCTAGTGCTAACGGGAACAACCATAGGTATTATTACCCTACGCTTCATGGCTGGCTTATTTATCCGTTGGTTAGATGAATTTGCCAACCTGGAAGATGCCGGATACATCACAGTTTCGTTAGTGGGTTTACGCCTGTTATTGAAGGTAGTAAACGATGATTTTGTCCCCCCAGAATGGGTAATGATTACTGCGATTGGTTTAATTTTCGCTTGGGGATTCTCTAAACGCACTCTCATTGAAGCACCAGCACCCCAAGTTGAACCGGAAAAAAGTGAAGTAACGAAGTGA
- a CDS encoding ABC transporter ATP-binding protein — MAQTVTQHQRGIVAFQPLDVELRNVFKFFNQEPAVHGIDLDIRQGEFFSILGPSGCGKTTTLRLIAGFEQVDAGKLLIQGQPMTDVPPYRRPVNTVFQSYALFNHLNVWNNIAFGLRLKKEKLRQAEIDSRVNEALKLVKMESLRSRFPHQLSGGQQQRVALARALVNRPAVLLLDEPLGALDLKLRKEMQFELSNLHKDLGLTFIMVTHDQEEALSLSDRIAVMNQGKIEQIGSPSEIYERPKTSFVADFIGDTNLFSGEITAVEASLVQVVTKTGLTIVVNRTEDTPTELLKAVVVSVRPEKIQLSLYQPTLVNNCFEGRLVNIMYLGTHVNYVVELINGISLNVLQPNTFGSLPDRDTPIYAWWVEDDCLAIDS, encoded by the coding sequence ATGGCTCAAACTGTGACCCAGCACCAGAGAGGAATTGTGGCTTTTCAGCCGCTTGATGTTGAACTGCGTAACGTGTTCAAGTTTTTTAACCAAGAACCGGCAGTACATGGAATAGATTTGGATATTAGACAGGGGGAGTTTTTTAGTATTTTAGGGCCTTCTGGTTGTGGAAAAACTACTACACTACGCCTCATTGCTGGGTTTGAACAGGTTGATGCGGGTAAGTTATTAATTCAGGGTCAGCCGATGACTGATGTACCACCTTACCGCCGCCCTGTGAATACAGTATTTCAAAGCTATGCTTTGTTTAACCACCTGAATGTCTGGAATAATATCGCCTTTGGACTACGCCTCAAAAAAGAGAAACTCCGTCAAGCCGAAATTGATAGTCGAGTCAATGAAGCTTTAAAGTTGGTGAAAATGGAAAGTTTGCGATCGCGTTTTCCTCATCAACTTTCTGGTGGTCAACAGCAAAGAGTAGCATTAGCTAGGGCTTTAGTAAATCGTCCGGCTGTGTTGCTGCTAGATGAACCATTAGGGGCGTTAGATTTAAAACTCCGTAAGGAAATGCAGTTCGAGTTATCAAATTTACACAAAGACCTGGGTTTAACTTTCATCATGGTGACACACGACCAAGAGGAGGCGTTATCATTAAGCGATCGCATCGCCGTGATGAATCAAGGCAAAATCGAGCAAATTGGCAGTCCTAGCGAAATTTACGAACGACCTAAGACATCTTTTGTAGCGGATTTTATTGGTGATACAAATTTATTTAGCGGTGAAATCACAGCCGTAGAAGCTTCACTGGTGCAAGTTGTCACCAAAACCGGACTCACTATTGTAGTTAATCGCACAGAAGACACACCAACGGAACTATTAAAAGCTGTAGTAGTTAGTGTGCGGCCAGAAAAAATCCAGCTTTCCTTATATCAACCTACTTTAGTAAACAACTGCTTTGAGGGAAGACTAGTAAATATCATGTATTTAGGAACTCACGTTAATTATGTTGTGGAATTAATTAACGGTATCAGTCTTAATGTTTTACAGCCCAACACCTTTGGCAGCTTACCAGACCGTGACACCCCTATTTACGCTTGGTGGGTAGAAGATGATTGTTTAGCGATTGATTCTTAA
- a CDS encoding polyamine ABC transporter substrate-binding protein: MTNRRNFLQGVTALATLSLAGCGWRLADVRASTSSGRTDRLYLYTWTQYSDQQLLQTFSTQTGMKVFVDPYDSNEVMLAKLLAGGGGTYSVIYPSDYMVEKMVDRNLLRELTPDRLIGLDNLFPQFQNPSYDPKNRYSIPFNWGTTGLIYNSEVLKQAPEDWDYLWQNKAILNKRMTLLNDVREVMGAVLRMLGYSYNSQNENQIKEAYQKLTELKPAIAAFDTDAWQNQILAGDLVLAMCYSADAIRVMKENPKLKYVIPRSGSSLWTDTMVIPKSAPNIDGAYAWINFILQPEIAATISKRLKIATPNSAGFELLPNEIKNNINLFPPDTLLEKCERLSPLGQFEEVYERYWTQLTSS; this comes from the coding sequence ATGACTAACAGACGCAATTTTTTACAAGGAGTAACAGCACTTGCTACTTTATCTTTAGCTGGTTGTGGCTGGAGATTGGCTGATGTGCGGGCTTCTACTAGTTCTGGGCGCACTGATAGATTATATCTATATACTTGGACGCAATATTCTGATCAACAACTATTGCAAACTTTTAGTACCCAAACGGGAATGAAGGTGTTTGTAGATCCCTATGATTCTAATGAAGTGATGTTAGCTAAACTGCTAGCTGGGGGTGGTGGTACTTATAGCGTGATTTATCCATCTGATTATATGGTAGAGAAGATGGTAGACAGGAATTTATTAAGAGAATTAACACCCGATCGCCTGATTGGTTTAGATAATTTATTTCCTCAGTTTCAAAATCCCAGTTACGACCCCAAAAACCGCTACAGTATCCCCTTTAATTGGGGAACAACCGGATTAATTTATAACTCGGAAGTCCTGAAACAAGCACCGGAAGATTGGGATTATCTCTGGCAAAATAAAGCCATACTCAATAAGCGCATGACATTATTAAATGATGTGCGGGAAGTTATGGGTGCAGTATTGCGAATGTTGGGTTATTCCTACAATTCACAAAATGAAAACCAAATTAAAGAAGCTTATCAAAAATTAACAGAACTTAAGCCAGCGATCGCAGCGTTTGACACTGATGCTTGGCAAAATCAAATATTAGCAGGTGATTTAGTTTTAGCAATGTGTTATTCTGCCGATGCCATCAGAGTGATGAAGGAAAACCCCAAACTCAAATATGTAATTCCTCGCAGTGGTTCTTCACTATGGACTGACACAATGGTAATTCCCAAATCAGCACCAAATATAGATGGTGCTTATGCTTGGATTAACTTTATTTTGCAACCAGAGATAGCAGCAACTATTAGCAAAAGATTAAAAATTGCCACACCCAATAGTGCAGGTTTTGAACTATTACCTAATGAAATTAAAAATAATATTAATTTGTTTCCTCCAGATACGCTTTTAGAAAAGTGTGAACGCCTTAGTCCCTTGGGACAATTTGAAGAAGTTTATGAGCGATATTGGACTCAATTAACTAGCAGTTAA
- a CDS encoding WD40 repeat domain-containing protein — translation MSNPIVKQITAILAITSTATLVGLNSCRLQLPFPMVKPDIISLPIIQPDRTLQGHSAWIYAIAISPDGHTLASGSYKGAIKIWHLHTGKLLHSFKGHTDAVVSLAISTDQLVLASGSWDNRIKLWNLKTGTLIRTLDGHRDDVQAIAISPNGKLLASSSADHTIKLWNLDTGKELLTLQNVGWVKSVAFSPDSQKLASGSKDNSIKIWQLSTGSPKLIQTLTGHSQGVCSVAFSPDGQKLASGSMDKTIKLWDVTTGKTLANFAGHTNSVWSIAFSPNGKTLASGSYDTTIKLWDLATSKVLANFKGHTKSVWSVAFSPNGQTLASGSSDETIKLWSAPHNTTTHTQILEKRKQYENKKGLKPLLQTYSDVEASGDED, via the coding sequence GTGTCAAACCCAATAGTTAAGCAAATTACAGCCATACTGGCAATTACGTCTACAGCAACCTTGGTTGGGTTGAACTCTTGTCGTTTGCAATTACCATTCCCAATGGTAAAACCTGACATTATTTCCTTGCCAATTATTCAACCTGATCGAACCCTTCAAGGACATTCAGCCTGGATTTATGCGATCGCTATCAGTCCAGATGGTCATACCTTGGCTAGTGGTAGCTATAAAGGCGCAATCAAAATTTGGCATCTGCACACTGGCAAATTACTCCACAGTTTTAAAGGTCATACGGATGCAGTTGTATCCTTAGCAATTAGCACTGATCAGCTTGTACTCGCCAGTGGCAGTTGGGATAATCGAATTAAACTATGGAATCTGAAAACAGGAACTCTTATACGTACCCTTGATGGACATAGAGACGATGTACAAGCGATCGCTATCAGTCCAAATGGAAAATTACTTGCTAGTAGCAGTGCTGACCATACCATTAAACTCTGGAATCTAGATACAGGAAAAGAACTCTTGACGCTCCAGAATGTAGGCTGGGTAAAGTCTGTTGCTTTTAGCCCTGATAGCCAGAAGTTAGCCAGTGGTAGTAAAGATAATTCCATCAAAATTTGGCAGTTAAGCACAGGTAGTCCAAAACTCATCCAAACTCTGACAGGTCACTCCCAAGGAGTATGCTCTGTTGCTTTCAGTCCTGATGGGCAAAAGCTTGCTAGTGGGAGTATGGATAAAACTATTAAGCTCTGGGATGTAACTACTGGCAAAACCCTTGCTAACTTTGCAGGACATACCAATTCTGTATGGTCTATTGCTTTTAGTCCGAATGGAAAGACCTTGGCCAGTGGTAGTTATGACACAACAATTAAGCTCTGGGATCTCGCTACTAGCAAAGTGCTTGCCAACTTTAAAGGACATACCAAGTCTGTATGGTCTGTTGCCTTTAGTCCGAATGGGCAAACCCTAGCAAGTGGTAGTAGTGACGAAACCATCAAACTTTGGTCTGCACCCCACAATACCACTACTCATACTCAAATACTGGAGAAGAGGAAACAGTACGAGAACAAGAAAGGGCTAAAGCCCTTACTACAAACTTACTCAGATGTAGAAGCATCTGGAGATGAAGATTGA
- the ndk gene encoding nucleoside-diphosphate kinase: MERTFLAIKPDGVQRGLVGEIIRRFETKGFTLVGLKFLQVSQELAQKHYDVHRERPFFPSLVEFITSGPVVAMVWEGDGVIAAARKMIGATNPLTAEPGTIRGDFGINIGRNLIHGSDAPETAVREVSLWFTDAELVNWQPQLTPWLHE; encoded by the coding sequence ATGGAGCGCACATTCTTAGCAATTAAGCCTGATGGCGTACAACGTGGACTGGTAGGCGAAATTATCCGTCGCTTTGAAACCAAAGGTTTTACCCTGGTTGGTTTGAAGTTTTTACAAGTAAGTCAGGAATTGGCTCAAAAGCACTATGATGTCCACCGTGAAAGACCATTCTTCCCCAGTTTAGTTGAATTTATCACTTCTGGCCCAGTGGTGGCAATGGTCTGGGAAGGTGATGGTGTGATTGCTGCTGCTAGAAAAATGATTGGTGCGACAAATCCCTTAACCGCAGAACCAGGAACAATTCGGGGCGATTTCGGGATTAATATCGGTCGTAACCTCATCCACGGTTCTGATGCACCAGAAACTGCTGTTCGGGAAGTCAGCCTGTGGTTCACGGATGCAGAATTAGTCAATTGGCAACCTCAGTTAACACCTTGGTTGCACGAGTGA
- a CDS encoding ExbD/TolR family protein, translated as MRLQDEPDIPAQINIVPMIDVIFAILTFFIMSTLFLTRSEGLPVNLPKASTANQQQVPTKITISIDEKGEVSLNRQLILVNSLAEQIRNIAGSNSEPLVIINADEKVGHGKVVAVMDQVRQVKGAKLAIATQK; from the coding sequence ATGCGTCTACAAGATGAACCTGATATCCCAGCACAGATTAATATTGTGCCGATGATTGATGTCATCTTTGCGATTTTGACATTTTTTATCATGTCAACGCTGTTTTTAACTAGATCAGAAGGTTTACCAGTAAATTTACCGAAGGCATCTACAGCTAATCAACAGCAAGTACCGACAAAAATTACCATCAGCATTGACGAGAAAGGAGAAGTTAGCCTGAATCGCCAACTAATTTTAGTTAATTCTCTAGCAGAACAAATACGTAATATAGCTGGTTCTAACTCAGAACCCTTGGTAATTATTAATGCTGATGAAAAAGTAGGACACGGTAAAGTAGTAGCTGTTATGGATCAGGTAAGGCAAGTTAAGGGAGCAAAATTAGCGATCGCTACTCAAAAGTAG
- a CDS encoding ferric reductase-like transmembrane domain-containing protein, which produces MFTIDESPLANTLGFIALASYIVTLLPTNLRIVFPETKATGIPQWLLKRRRIIGIASFILALGHALLMIQKRKFDFLDLSTFWIYIQGVGTFIIFTLLFITSNNWSVKIMKKTWKQLHQLTYIALAILIWHIWDKMSGHWTYLTPISLIATTIIAVLCIIRFWMEHKGKQQRKTTKVTQVDLAGKSTR; this is translated from the coding sequence ATGTTTACAATTGATGAATCACCCCTGGCTAATACACTTGGATTTATAGCATTAGCTAGCTATATAGTCACATTACTGCCGACAAATCTCAGAATTGTTTTTCCAGAAACTAAAGCTACTGGTATTCCCCAATGGCTACTAAAACGCCGTCGAATCATAGGTATTGCATCTTTCATTTTAGCTTTAGGTCATGCTTTACTAATGATTCAAAAGAGAAAGTTTGATTTTTTAGACCTCAGCACATTTTGGATATATATCCAGGGTGTAGGAACTTTCATAATTTTTACATTGCTATTCATTACTTCTAATAATTGGAGTGTAAAAATTATGAAAAAAACCTGGAAACAATTACACCAACTCACTTATATCGCTCTGGCTATTTTGATTTGGCATATTTGGGATAAGATGTCAGGTCATTGGACGTATCTAACACCAATTAGCCTGATTGCTACTACCATAATTGCAGTTTTATGTATCATCCGATTTTGGATGGAACACAAAGGTAAGCAACAAAGAAAAACTACTAAAGTAACTCAAGTAGATTTAGCAGGAAAAAGCACTAGATAG
- a CDS encoding TonB family protein produces the protein MTFSGIAVEQRSKETEALRSFLVYSLIGSVALHIGILAIGIGNLLQRTSEVENEPLEVTIIDTPKVEPEPTPLEIKPEPKPEPETRPQPQAIAPVAIAPVKLNPEPVQKISNNLKTPQVQQQPNKTIAPTVKTQLTTQPQKVLTSEPTNTQQTTTQAVEQSSNKLRGLLSGIRDARANSNAVGESNNSTNTGSNVPVQSSNNRRSRGMETQATAPSPAKIETPSSSNNTNNSSRSGNGRAACRDCGTNYPEAARRRGVEGKVGVAVDTDEKGNVTNVRIVNSSGNRDLDEETLRQARNWKLKPSASGRSGVSIDTEYAIAGSRRYRELQERKRQARQRAAANTNTTEAASSNRQSSRASSNTETPTRSNTETRVRRRRLSPTSSPDTPTSQQSTASSTNNRRTSDNQTSVRNSLRRVRRERTATQSSPSSQPNATRRRRRNQTEEAPSSSSSRLRNALRRSRQPSQPQSSSPDASTSE, from the coding sequence ATGACCTTTTCGGGCATAGCTGTTGAGCAGCGTTCAAAGGAAACTGAGGCTCTCAGGTCTTTTCTGGTTTACAGTCTGATTGGCTCAGTGGCGTTGCATATTGGGATATTAGCCATAGGCATAGGCAATCTGTTGCAAAGAACTTCTGAGGTTGAGAATGAACCTCTAGAGGTGACAATCATTGATACTCCGAAGGTAGAACCAGAACCAACACCACTGGAGATTAAACCTGAACCAAAACCTGAACCAGAAACTCGACCACAACCTCAAGCGATCGCTCCCGTGGCGATCGCACCTGTAAAATTAAACCCTGAGCCAGTACAAAAGATTTCTAATAACCTCAAAACTCCTCAAGTTCAACAGCAGCCTAATAAAACTATCGCACCAACCGTAAAAACACAGTTAACAACACAACCCCAAAAAGTCCTCACATCTGAACCTACCAATACACAACAAACGACAACCCAAGCTGTAGAGCAAAGCAGTAATAAATTAAGAGGGTTGTTAAGTGGCATTAGAGATGCTAGAGCAAATAGTAATGCTGTAGGAGAGTCAAACAATTCTACAAATACAGGCTCTAACGTCCCTGTACAGTCTAGTAATAATAGACGAAGCAGAGGCATGGAAACACAAGCTACAGCCCCAAGTCCGGCCAAAATAGAAACTCCATCAAGCAGTAATAATACTAATAACTCTTCCAGATCAGGAAATGGCCGTGCAGCCTGTCGTGATTGCGGCACTAATTATCCAGAAGCGGCTAGAAGACGAGGCGTAGAAGGCAAAGTTGGAGTAGCTGTTGATACTGATGAAAAAGGTAATGTTACTAATGTCAGGATTGTCAACTCCAGTGGTAATCGTGACTTAGATGAAGAAACCTTGAGACAAGCACGTAACTGGAAATTAAAACCTTCTGCTAGTGGTAGAAGTGGAGTATCTATCGATACTGAATATGCCATTGCCGGTTCTCGGCGTTACCGCGAACTACAAGAACGCAAAAGACAAGCAAGACAACGAGCTGCTGCTAATACAAATACAACAGAAGCAGCATCTAGTAATCGGCAAAGTTCTAGAGCATCAAGTAATACAGAAACTCCCACAAGAAGTAATACAGAAACTAGAGTCAGACGCAGGCGGTTATCTCCTACATCATCTCCAGACACTCCCACATCCCAACAATCAACAGCATCAAGCACCAATAATAGAAGAACATCGGACAATCAAACAAGTGTCAGAAATTCTTTACGTAGGGTGCGACGTGAGCGTACAGCTACCCAATCATCACCCTCATCACAACCAAATGCAACTCGGCGGCGGAGAAGAAATCAGACAGAAGAAGCCCCATCTTCTAGTTCTAGTCGGTTAAGGAATGCTTTACGTCGTTCCCGCCAGCCATCTCAACCTCAATCTTCATCTCCAGATGCTTCTACATCTGAGTAA
- the mrdA gene encoding penicillin-binding protein 2, which translates to MATFQPTPLGGKKDTRTVGRNYQSIFLIIFTLLMTTGIGVRLAYLQIVEGEYYRKRAESNRIRMIPKQPERGNIFDRNGKLLASTRYPRSVYLWPMAHTKPAWKVVGARLAQILDIPQDEIEKKLEEAGANSSSLIRIARDLNEAQITAIKEYENELQNVEIHTEAVRYYPKGRELAHILGYTRELTAEQLQEKKKDGYRLGDVIGQMGIEKAYETSLRGEWGGQQVEVDGAGRPLRVLGEKQAKPGNDIRLTIDLDMQLAAEKALGSRNGAIVALDPKNGAVLAMVSHPTFDPNIFSKQKLTQKDWESVQGEDHPLVNRALSAFPPASTFKIVTKTAALESGKYSPSTVLQTYGSLTIGGTRFGEWNHAGFGPLGFVGAMQWSSDTFFYQVAKGIGGPTLIKWTRKYGFGEKTGFEFTSEESKGLVPDDAWKRKARKMPWTIGDTINMSIGQGALLGTPLQVAVMFAIPANGGDRVQPHLLKDNEEARSWRKEVKMKPSTIKLLQEGLRKVITEGTGKVLNKPTIPPVAGKSGTAEAWKRGIKQNHTWFGAYAPADKPEVLIVAFTEHSGGGGGSLAAPMILQIMEDHFQRKYPGKYQKPVNGQ; encoded by the coding sequence ATGGCTACATTCCAACCAACTCCCCTGGGAGGAAAAAAAGATACACGTACAGTTGGACGGAATTACCAGTCTATATTTTTGATTATATTTACCTTATTAATGACGACTGGGATTGGCGTGCGGTTGGCATATTTGCAAATTGTGGAAGGAGAATACTACCGCAAACGAGCTGAATCAAATCGGATTCGGATGATTCCCAAACAACCAGAAAGAGGTAATATTTTTGACCGCAATGGCAAACTATTAGCTAGTACACGTTATCCTCGCTCTGTCTATTTGTGGCCAATGGCACATACCAAACCTGCGTGGAAAGTCGTGGGGGCGCGTCTAGCCCAAATTTTGGATATTCCCCAAGACGAAATTGAAAAGAAACTCGAAGAAGCTGGTGCTAACTCATCTTCACTGATTCGGATTGCACGTGATTTGAATGAAGCCCAAATTACAGCTATAAAAGAGTATGAAAACGAACTGCAAAATGTGGAAATACATACGGAAGCCGTTCGTTACTATCCCAAAGGTCGGGAATTAGCCCATATACTAGGCTATACACGAGAATTAACCGCCGAACAACTCCAAGAAAAGAAAAAAGACGGCTACCGTCTAGGAGATGTGATTGGGCAAATGGGCATAGAAAAAGCCTATGAAACCTCACTAAGGGGTGAATGGGGAGGTCAGCAGGTAGAAGTGGATGGGGCTGGGCGACCACTGCGGGTATTAGGAGAAAAACAAGCCAAACCAGGTAATGATATTCGCCTGACCATAGATTTAGATATGCAATTAGCAGCAGAGAAAGCCTTGGGAAGTCGCAATGGTGCGATCGTTGCGCTTGATCCCAAAAACGGTGCTGTTTTAGCTATGGTGTCTCACCCCACTTTTGATCCCAATATTTTCTCCAAGCAAAAACTGACACAAAAAGATTGGGAGTCTGTACAAGGTGAAGATCATCCCCTGGTTAATCGCGCCCTGAGTGCTTTCCCACCCGCTAGTACCTTTAAGATTGTCACCAAAACCGCCGCGCTAGAATCAGGTAAGTATTCTCCTAGCACAGTTCTACAAACCTACGGTTCATTAACTATTGGTGGTACTAGATTTGGTGAGTGGAATCATGCTGGTTTCGGCCCATTAGGTTTTGTGGGCGCAATGCAGTGGAGTAGTGATACTTTCTTTTATCAAGTTGCTAAGGGAATTGGTGGTCCGACTCTGATTAAGTGGACTCGTAAATATGGCTTTGGGGAAAAAACAGGTTTTGAGTTCACTTCGGAAGAATCAAAAGGTTTAGTCCCGGATGACGCATGGAAGCGGAAAGCTCGCAAGATGCCTTGGACTATAGGCGACACGATTAATATGTCTATTGGTCAAGGTGCTTTATTGGGTACACCTCTACAAGTGGCGGTAATGTTTGCTATCCCAGCTAATGGTGGCGATCGCGTCCAACCACATTTGCTTAAAGACAATGAAGAAGCCAGAAGTTGGCGAAAAGAGGTGAAGATGAAGCCCTCAACGATAAAACTTCTACAGGAAGGATTGCGTAAAGTAATCACTGAAGGAACAGGCAAAGTTTTAAACAAACCCACTATTCCCCCAGTAGCCGGGAAAAGTGGTACAGCCGAGGCTTGGAAGCGCGGTATCAAGCAAAATCATACTTGGTTTGGTGCTTATGCCCCGGCTGACAAGCCAGAAGTTTTGATTGTTGCCTTTACTGAACATTCTGGGGGTGGTGGTGGTAGTCTTGCAGCACCAATGATTTTACAAATCATGGAAGACCATTTCCAACGCAAATATCCCGGTAAGTATCAGAAACCAGTTAATGGTCAATAG